TATCCAAGCCCGTGACCCGTTTTGTAAACACGAGTTTCAAGTTCTTGGTTCTAACCTGGTTTTCCTCTGAACGATCCAACTCTCTCAAATAATCTCTGCGAGGGTTTTACTTCGAACTCTTCTCTTTCCccctctctcagtagaaactaaAAAAACGACCTTCAACAAGGAACCCCCTTTTCTCCACTCTAAATCCTTCTTCCCAGCTGAGAAGAAGAATCAATGGGTGAAAGAGACATTTATGTACCTCCATCTACTGGCATGGCGCCAGTAGTTTGGACTGATGTTTCTTCTCTACTTGAAGCTGCTTGCCAAGGTATTACCTTCAATTCAACAAATTTTGGATTTTTTCTATTATTGTTTTCGTTTAATTTAGTGGCATATATCAGGGTTTAATGGATACTTTTTGATTGATTTGTCCTTTGTACTCAAAGATCTTGAAGAGGGTGAGCTAATTCATGGGGAGAATTTCAGTCTATTTGCTGCTATGTCTGCTTTGGAGGTACTTATAGATTGATTCGTTAATCTGtttatgatttgttatttgttaccTGCTGTAATTGTGGATTTGTTTATTCAGATAATGGACCCAAAAATGGATTCAGGTATTAGAAACAGTGGATATAATTCAGTTGACGAAGCTATTGAGAATGGCGTTGCCCCAATTCCGTTTAGTTCTATTAGGACTGTTGATGTTCAGTGCACACTCGATGTCATGGATCATCTTTTAGCATGTGAGGTACCATctgtttatgttttttctttagTGTAGTTAGTATTTGGAGTGACTGTATGAGGAGGTTTGTGTGTGTCTTAGATTGGGTTTTATTGTTTTGACAGGCGACATGGCATAAAGGTCATTCGTTGGCGCAAACTGTCTATTCTTGTATCTATGTTCTGAGACTTGAAAGGACATCATCACATTCTCTACTACATTCATATTGTAGAGTCATTCGTGCTACTTGCAATGCTGTTATTTCGGTTGTTTCTGATGCACGTACCCATGAGGTAATTTTCTTGCGGAGTTATATATAGGTTCTTATATCTTATCTCATGTAACTCTAGAAAAGACATCCATTACGCCTATGACTGTTATTGTTCATTGTTCGGTATTCTGGTTCTGTGGTTCAATCATTTGTACCTACAAGCAAGATTATCAGCATGTTAATGCTGTAGGAATACAAAGAAATAGAACGTTTCAAAGGGATTAAGTACTATGTAGATATTGTTATTGTTTGCTGAAAGAGCTTTATATTGTAATCTTCGTCAAATAAATAACTTCAGTTTTAAATGCTTAATTTATTGCCAAGACAATATCTCCTTTCTTAATCCTGGGATGGTGGCATGTGTAACTTGGTGTTGAATTTTTCACGAGAAGTAGCTTTTTTGACTTGTGGAATGTGGTTTTTGTATTTCGTTTTTAGGAAGAAGATCTTTTTACAATGGCATATGGTCTGACTCTGAAAGGGGAGGGGGATGATAAATGCTTATCGATGCTAAATGCTGTAGAAGAAACCATTTCTCGGTATCTACGTGCTTGTAAAGCCACATCGTCTAAGAAAAGACCGTCAGATGGTACGTACTCCACCACTTGGAAATGTTTATGTTCTACTTCTAATCATCATCAGGTTTGTGACCATTGTTATGCTTACAATCCAATTCTCTGCTTGTAAGTGGCAATACATCCCCTCAAGTAGATTTTTTTGTTTCATGCACGAGAAATACTTTGTGCAACTACTGCCCTCTATCTATTAGCAAATTTATAAGCTAGTTAGAACTTGTAACGTCAGTCTATTGAGTTGTAAGTTATATAATGTGGTCTCATTCACTTTGCCTTTACTGATATATTGAAGAATTACAAGCTAAACCATAAAGACCTGCTCTTGATAGCTAGCCATGTTGTAATGCAGATATAGAACCTTTACAAGATGATCCTGACTTGGAAGAAGGATACTGCAAAGCTTTGCTGTGCCGTATACGCTTTCGTAAGGTCTTACCCTGTGTGTACTCTTTCTTTTCCCTTTCACTTGTTTTCTTAAGGAAATGTTGGCAGAAACGATCAACTgaaccttcttctttttttttgttttttatctaGTAACAAGCATGCCAAATTGATGTGCGGTTGAATGAATAGgaaaaacccatttttttttctATGTTCTCCGCCTTCATATATCTTTCATTACTGTACTTCCAGGCAGATTAACATTTCACATTACGAGATTTACTGGTGCCATTATCCCTTTCGTGAACATTTACTCTTAGATTAGCGCCTTTCCAGATAACTTCCTTGCTTCCCTGTAGTTACACTGTGTTTTCATTCTGAAATTGCTACCATTGGCTCCGAGATCTAATTTGGTTTTTAAATCATGCAATTAGAAAGCTAGGGCCTTTCAATGCCTCCTGTAATGATTCTCTTTGCCAAATTCATTGTGCAGGAATCTTTCTTTGTCAAATTCATTGTTACTATTTGTCTTCATTCACTGTACACAGTGTACTGTGGCACTAAACTGTCCTTTGATTCGTCATTTTGCTTGAGTGGGTTGACCAAAATATGAACTTTGTCTGTTGGATTGTATACAAGGTCAGTGTGCTCAAGTAGGTTCAGTTAATCCCTTTGAATCTTACGTTTATCATGATTCCCCTTTATTGAGCAGATCTTTTGAATTTATTCTTCTATTATGTGATTGTGACATTAACGTATGACTGCTGTTCCATCACATCTTGCATGTACTTTTTATAATCTGTTTCCATTTAGTTTTTTTGGTTATTCTGACTATCCCTTTTCATCATATCCAGCACTTTTACCATGTTCTGATGTCTATGAGGAAGCCTCAAGGAAGAGGTCTGGAGCTAGCTAGGAAACATATAGCTGCTTGCTTAACAGAACTAAAATGTATGCTCAAATCGGTAGAGTTTCTTAGATCTACTACATCTGAATCTCTTAAAGATGATACTGAAGATACGACAACGGCTTCTGGTTGTCAACCTATTGGGTTTGATGCCAGTATAAACAATAGGTTGTCGGCTCCTATTCCTCCCCGCTCAATTAAAATTCTCAGTTGGAAAAAGGTGAGGCCTTGAATTGTATACAGTATATTATATATAAGTTAGCAATGTTAATCTACTCACTCGGCACTTTCTTTCTCTATCTTCTTTTCTGTTAAACTTTCGTATTCTTTGCCAGGCTATTGAATATTTTGAGAAGCTTCTACATGATCTTGATGTTATATGTTCCTTCTCGCTGAATCCACTTTTCGAAGACATTTTGCGTTTTGTTGTTCGGTTTCAAAAGCTCCAACCTGATTTGGTTGCTAGAGCGCATCTGCAGGTCAGCTCATTTCCTCTAATTCTTGCAATTAGTACTGAGATACCGTGAAGTCAACTTTAGGAAATACCTATACCACATATCAGACTTGGGGATTTATTTTTCTAAAATAGTGTTTAAAATACAACTACGTATATATCAGGTCAATATAGGAAAAGCAGTGAAATTGTCCAAATATAGCTGAAAATTGGCCCTAGAGTCTGTTATgtaaataaactaaaaaaaaacctaaactatTTATGAAGCGTTTCTTCTTCTCCAATCATTGATTTTccttcttcctctttttcttttcttccatcTCATCATCTTCGTAGTTTCATATAGATTTTATAGTTTTGTGTTAGGAAGTTTCTTATACATTTATAATTAGCGCTTTTATAAGTGCCATTTTAAACCTTGGTAGAAGGTGCTGTAACTGACTTAACTGTCTTTCTCCTGGGCTTGCAACTGGAAAATCACCTGTTGCGTTTCTGGTTCTGGAATTGGAATACCTTTTCAAAAACCAAACCAaagaaataaaattgttacctaTCTCCCtaaatatatatgtgtatatagAATTAAGGATTGATTTCACTTGGGTTCTGACCTTCTAGGGGCTCTTTCAATTCCATATTTCACTTAGGGTTCTGACTGACAATATGGAATTGAAAGAGCTCCTAAAAGGTCAACCCTGAAATCAATTCTTGATTCGATATACACGATATTTATTTCCTTGGTTTTGAAAAGGTATTTCAATTCCGGAACTAGAAATCCAACGTGTGATTTTCCAATTGCAAAACCTGAAGAAAGATAAGGGGTGCTGTAACTGACTTATAAATAGCTTAAATCAAATCTGTAAACAATTATTGTGTCTCATACATCAGTACTGTGGTTCGAAGACTTGATACACTAGATGAAACCCTTAAAGAATTTATTATTATATAACCTGTAGAAGTAATTTAAGGTACTTTTGTCATATATTTGATTCTGATATTACCACATATTAAAAAAATACACATCTGGATTTTCGGATGATGTGTTGCCAGTGTTCCATACGACGATACTAATATTGTGCCTTTTCCTAAGGGTGGAGCTTCTTATGTGCCAGCCTAAAGTTTTTTCTTGCTGTGAAAATTATTTTAGTTATAATGTAATAGTATTTCTTAGTTACTTCTCTCTCATTTTTTAATGCTGCTATCCTGGAAACGATTAACAGGTTCTATTGGTTCAAGATGGGAAGCTGTATGGACGAGAGACTATATTTGATGTGATTTCTAGAGCTGCAAAATTACCTGAAGTCCCAAAAAACTATAATGTTCAAAATAATGAATTTGTTGTACAACTAGGGCAGGTGATGATCACTATTTAAGCTGTAGGTTCTGGTGGTCTGATTTTTGTTGACCAAATCCATTAAGCTTACTTTTTGATTCATATGACGCAGCTTGTGACGAACTTGCTTAAAATCCTCTGTACAAATGCTGCATGGCAAAGACGCAAGCTTGGGAAAGTTTTACAAGATTGGAGTGTCACCTCCGTGCAGGTCTGTTTTATATTCTAAATGACTGATTGTTTCAAACATTAAATATATTCTACTTTATAATATCCTTTAATTTCTGCATTTCAAGTCCCTCCCTCCCTCTAATATATGTTTATGTGTGTGCATGTATATGTAAGTATTTAGAGAGGGAAAAAAATCATCTGGATGCTGATTCTTGATTTTGTATCTTTATTGTTGTTTGTAGCTGGAGATGGCCTTCAGGAGAGAGTTTGGAGAGATACCAAGCATTTCAGCGGATGAGGTATGTTTTCTTTAGTGTTAATTTTGAAGATCGTCGTTTGAAGTTTTGTCAATTTAGAACGTGGAGGAAGTGGTTATTTAGAATCTCACCTTAAGTGATTCTCTTGTATGTAACCACCTTTTCTGTGTGTAAGAAACATAATTATTTTTCTGGGTTTCGTGGCCTGCAAAAGAGCTTCTCTTGGCCGACATTCACTAGTTTGCTTATATAGTTGTCTTTTATGTTTTACGACGCAGAACATATGCATGAAACTGTCGAAGCATCTGCTTATTTGGGCCGAGGAACAAACTTTCTGGATTGCTTCTCGGTTTCTCATGTTGGGATTTGAGTTGGAGCTCTATTCCCCCAATGATTACTGCATGGTATACTGGTACATGTATGTTATCTTGATCAAACTCTCAGAGAAAGCACAACTCAAGATGGTGCCAAGTAGTGATGCTGGTAAGACAGTTCTTTTCTGTCAATCTTTCTAAAAGACATCTGATTTCCCTATCAAAATCCCAACTGCCTGATTTCCAGTTTCACTTTTCTTAGGCATGTTCCTTTGGTGTCTTCTCATTGTAAACAtatttttcttggctttgtttttcttagATGTCAATTAATCTTTGTTATGATTCAGTTACAAGGAAGGGAAAGAAGAAAAGGGATCACTCAAAGGATATTGTTAGAGAGCCTCCAATCCCACCCTCAATCCTACTGCTTCAGTGTTATATATATCTCGCCGAAGGACTCACCATGGTAAATGTGCTTACTCTAGTTATCATTGAGTTCTTcaatgtttttgtttttatcagCTCAAGAGTACCAATATTAGGAATCGTGAGAAGAGTGGTCTCCGGTCCCTAGGACTGCATGCATGCGTCCACTTTTGAGTGGTGGGACCCCTTTTATACCAAAGAGTCACATTAAATATCTTGCGAGTGAGAAAAAGGATTGATCAATCACTTGCACCGTCCTGAGTCCCTGACCTATGTCTTGTGTTTTGACAATTCTTGCTTAACAAGTTCTAACCTAGGTCAGGGCCCGGGGTACTGTTTGTTTCCATTTCCTTTGCCGATATGAGATAATCTCCTTCACATGTCACTAAGTGGATTATTTTGTGAACCCCGTTTGTCCCATGTAGATGCTTGCTGCTCTGAGGAACGAGCGTGATGCCTTCGAAAAACCTGGGGTTTTTAATACCGAGCAAGAGGTACATGTGTTTTCATTTGGATATATTTGTGAACTCTGTTAGTCCTCATTCAGATACTctcattaatttttttcttttgtctaaCATTTTATCTTTTGTCCAACTCTTCAGAGATTCATTCAGCATTTCGACTTTCTTCAGAAAGCACATGTTCCCGATAACATCACATATCTAATGTTCTCAGAATCGACTCTCCAAGTTCACTTCTCTGTGAGTATTTATATCACTATTCATTCATAAGCTTGTTGATTTCTCGTTATATGAACTCTTATCAGGGTCTTCTTTTGGTTCTTTCTTTCCTTTGTTCAGACACTAGTAAAGTACAACTACTTCAGAGATGCTCAAAAAATTGCTAAAGAACTGAGAGGTAGTTTCTCCAGTGATCCAGACAGGTTAGCTGAGCTTAAGCAAATTGAACAAGTAGCTGAATACAGCTGGGTTGCTCTCAATGTCATCGGTCAAGCCGGGGCAAACGACCCATCTCTCAAAATCTCTTTCGAGTTCAATCACCATCCATGCTTTGCAGTTGCTGTTGTTAAAAGATCATGAAGGATAAACTTGCTGTTTCCTAGCATCCAATTTTGAAGCAATTTGGTATATTTTAggattcatttttttgttttttttgctcaGCAAAATAGCTGAGCCAACTTAAAAAACCATTGGGAAATTTATTTGTTAGTGTTAGCAATTTCTTCCATGAAATGAAATGTATGTGAAAATTCTATAATTCATCTATTTGTGGTccattctgtaacaattattcccAGTCCAAACCAAGTGCAGCAGCTAATAATGTGTAATTTTGTTTCTCACTTTAAAATAACAAGACACCAGTTGAAGTACatatataatataaaaacaaaataataagttATATCCAGGCAAATCTGCGAGCACTCTTTCGAGAAAATGACTTGTTCTAGGCTGTGAATGGCATATATCACTTGATCTTATTTGGAATTGCAGAAGATTTGTGATCACAATCACCGAGAAATCGTCCTGAAGGCTGGTATGGTTGGACAGCAACATAAGACTGGCCTGACCCCACTATAAATGTGAAGAGTCACACCAAACAACACACGGCTTGTGAACAAGGAATAGACAGCCGGATCTAAGCTGGTTTCTTTGGTCCTATACTCCTACCTACTAAATGTTCTCATGAGATGGCAAACTGCCACCGACTAGGACTACCAGATCATGTATAGACCTGATACACCTAATTGCACTTTTCCCCCCCTCTTTTTATTTTTCCCCCTATAAAAGAGTAACCGTGATTCGCAATTCGTGATCTACCATCCACGATTCCACGCATGTTATATTTCTGGAATCAACATTTTATTTGACTGAATATCATGATCTGAGGATACTTATAGTTATACTAGGCAGTGTGTATTGCATCAAGGTAACTCCCATGTAGCaaacaaataacaaccaatttaagCCATTACACATATTACTTTATTTTTATAATGTAGGTTTAGGTGATGTTGGACACTCGGACTTGACAACTCACTAGTGCCATAGCTAAAGGAACTCCATTTTCCTCTCCAACATGACACTAATAATGCATAATTAGCCTCCCACTAATCAATGTTTATTTGGTTTTCTTTTGTCGTCTGGGAGGCAGGGTGTTTCTTTTTGCTTTCACTTGAGATTGCACGAAGGCAATGTGTACGTACATTGCATGGCAATTATTAGATGGTGTATGATGTCGGTGGATCCACAGAGTGTAATATAAAGTAAATCCATTGAGaagagaaaaatcaaaataaagagaTAAAACGGCCTTGTAGTTTGATTGGTAATAAATAATAAACTGAAGCTAACTTTTCAAAATGAAAACGTTGTCCACCAAACAAACAACTGGtacacaaaaagaaaaatctccacaTCTTGTCGTTGAGAGCATTCAAAGTTTGAGTTTTAGTGGACACAAAAAGAGTTGGGATTTTCCTTTCCTTTTACTTTTCTTCCATGAGAGCATTATACATGACTGAAGGAACCCATGTATTGCATGACCAACAAAAGTGTAAAATGATGTACCTGCTTTGACAATCAGATATATTTCTGTAACTGTCCATAGAATTTGGTAACTCTATGTAATTGTCCATCACTTTTAAGAAACCCGGTGGTTCTGATTTACAGAACCAAACGGTGGTTAAATTTGGAATCTTAAGGCAGGTCGAGGTTGGCCCACCGTACCACACCACACAAACTCCCTCTAGCTTTATTCTCTTTTTACgttaaataaacaaataaattagTGAACACAATCCCGTACCATATGTACTTTAATTAAGAATATACTAACGAATTTTCCACCGTTAGATACAGACATTAATCAATAATGATCCTAGTATTACTCTTAATTGTCGGCTAAGATTTAGGTAATAATATTATTACAAAAATGAGTTAGTTTTGTTAATCATGGTTGGGTTAAGACAGACGCCAGTAGTTAGACTTAGAAGTAGAATAGCAATATATGTATGTCTTTACGACGCCGACGAGTCAACTAATTAATAacttctgttttcttcttcttcttcttcgcttcGCTGTTTCTCTCCATCCTTCCAGAGCTGAGCCAGAGAGAAACAGAGAGATTCCATAGTATTGTCATCAGGTGAATATCTATttatattctgctgctgctgatgatgatctCTTATTTTCTCTGTGTTGGTTAGATTTTTCATTTGTTGAATTTGTAAGAAATTTTGAGCTGAAATTTGGAAAAGTAAGGTTTTAATCTTGTCATGATTTGGTTGTAATAGATCTTAAATAGTGATATTATGATGAGTTCACTTAGTATgtgattgtgtttttttttgaattagtGTTACTTTTTGCTGAAGAGATTTCATAAAGCTTTGTTAATTGAGACAGTGTGTTTTGGCATTGTCGGTGGCGGGGtcatgttcaaatctggacattTTGATCATTTGGATTCATTTGCATGTACAATTCAATGTTTttgatgattatgattatgatcggattttattttttttagaattttaaagcaATTACTATGTGTGTTATTAAGAGTAGAATTTAAGGAAGTGTTCATTTATTAATCAGTTCTTAATGAGTGGAGAAAGGCTTTATTGGTTGTAATATTTATAATTTTGAAAttaaatacctttttttttttctttttgatgatgaagagggctgctaaattgggagaaataATGTCGGGAGGGGGCGGTACACAGAAGAGCTTGAGGAAAGCATTGGGAGCGATTAAGGACTCCACTACTGTTGGATTAGCTAAAGTTAATAGTGATTACAAGGTGTGtcattttgtttgattttagtCACACATTGGTTATTTCAGGTTTCGTTGTTTCTTATACTATTTTTTCAGGAATTGGATATTGCCATAGTTAGAGCTACAAACCATGTAGAACGGCCAGCCAAGGAAAAACATATACGAGGTGACTGGAACTCATGGTTCTCATTTGTGTTTTTGGTGTGATCAGTACTCTTTCATCTTCGACTTGCTATTGCATTCTCAATGGAATAAGGAAACTCACCTTCTTCTTGTGTTTCTTGTGGTGTTCCAGCTATATTTGCTGCGGTTTCAGCTACAAGACCACGGGCTGATGTTGCATACTGCATCCATGCTCTATCCAGGCGTCTTGCAAAGACGCATAATTGGGCGGTATGTGTCAACTATAGACGCAAAGCAATGAGTTGCGCCAATTTTAATTGCTCCCCATCGAACACTATAGATAGCAGAGAATATCGCATTTCCATCATATACTATACTCACTACCTATCTTAGTTTTCACTTCCTTAAAGGGCAAGAAGTAAGATTTCTTATACATATAATTTTCTCAAGGAGAAATCCTTTCCCAGCATCTAAATGCCCTGTAGGTTTCGGCAACTTTTTCCTTCCCGTGTTTTATCCTCATTGAATGATTAGTGCTGGGAAGTTGGGTTTATTCTAACTCCGTGTTGTTTGAAGTTTAGGTTGCAATGAAAACCTTAATTGTTATACACCGTGCTTTGAGGGAAGTGGACCCCTCATTTCGTGAAGAACTCATTAACTATGGAAGAAGCAGGAGTCATATGCTCAACATGGCTCATTTTAAGGATGATTCAAGTCCAAATGGTACTCTCTGTTCTGGAATTCCTGATTTTGAAAAGCCAAAAAGCTTATCTAACATTTTGATTTCGTTTTTTAGCTTGGGATTATTCTGCGTGGGTTCGCACCTATGCGTTGTATCTGGAGGAGAGGCTTGAATGTTTCCGTGTCTTGAAGTATGACGTTGAAACCGACCCCCCAGTAAGTTATCTATACAATATACTCTCCAAT
This genomic stretch from Papaver somniferum cultivar HN1 chromosome 5, ASM357369v1, whole genome shotgun sequence harbors:
- the LOC113282762 gene encoding N-alpha-acetyltransferase 35, NatC auxiliary subunit-like — protein: MGERDIYVPPSTGMAPVVWTDVSSLLEAACQDLEEGELIHGENFSLFAAMSALEIMDPKMDSGIRNSGYNSVDEAIENGVAPIPFSSIRTVDVQCTLDVMDHLLACEATWHKGHSLAQTVYSCIYVLRLERTSSHSLLHSYCRVIRATCNAVISVVSDARTHEEEDLFTMAYGLTLKGEGDDKCLSMLNAVEETISRYLRACKATSSKKRPSDDIEPLQDDPDLEEGYCKALLCRIRFRKHFYHVLMSMRKPQGRGLELARKHIAACLTELKCMLKSVEFLRSTTSESLKDDTEDTTTASGCQPIGFDASINNRLSAPIPPRSIKILSWKKAIEYFEKLLHDLDVICSFSLNPLFEDILRFVVRFQKLQPDLVARAHLQVLLVQDGKLYGRETIFDVISRAAKLPEVPKNYNVQNNEFVVQLGQLVTNLLKILCTNAAWQRRKLGKVLQDWSVTSVQLEMAFRREFGEIPSISADENICMKLSKHLLIWAEEQTFWIASRFLMLGFELELYSPNDYCMVYWYMYVILIKLSEKAQLKMVPSSDAVTRKGKKKRDHSKDIVREPPIPPSILLLQCYIYLAEGLTMMLAALRNERDAFEKPGVFNTEQERFIQHFDFLQKAHVPDNITYLMFSESTLQVHFSTLVKYNYFRDAQKIAKELRGSFSSDPDRLAELKQIEQVAEYSWVALNVIGQAGANDPSLKISFEFNHHPCFAVAVVKRS